From the Drosophila sechellia strain sech25 chromosome X, ASM438219v1, whole genome shotgun sequence genome, the window CTCCTAAAAGTACAAACATTTATAGCAATCCTTTAGACAGCTTCCTTTTTGTCCTCTTAATGCAATTAGCATTCGGAACGcctttaatttttcacttaaaGCACACACGGCATTCGCCTCTGCGTGCACGACCGTGAGTGACTGTGTGCGTGCGTccgtgcatgtgtgtgtggtgtcGCTTGATCCGTATTTCGTTTGACTTCTTTTCAATTTTACTCGCTTTTTTTCTAAATACCTTACCGCAATTCGCAATTTGCCGCTCGCCTTCTTTGCTGGGCTGTAATCGCCGCATTTATTTGGTCAGCATTGAACGACAATTGTTTAATTATACGCCGACTTGCTGTGTTCGCTTTTTGGCCTCTATACTTGATGATTTTTTTCAATTCTTTTGCATTACGCTTTGTGCGGTCTGTTCGTCGGCACGGCTGTGTTGAGTTTGCCAGCAATCGGTCGCTGCGTGCGGCTATCCCTTTCGCGCGGTATGCTACGCGGGCGCGAGAAGAGTGCGGCTATATGTGCCAATTGGCTGGTTGATATGGTGGACTCTAGGTGGCGCCCCGCTTGTGGTATTTTTTAGTGCCTGACACCGCTAGGCGTTGGACGGAATGCAAAATGGTCACTCTGCGGCCGGGGATGCCAAGTCGGTtcgtaattaaataataaatatataaatatatatatatatatatatatatatatatatatatatatatatatttaaaatcttATTTGGCTTTGGTTATTATGcattacatataattaaaaGTATATAGGCAATAGCTGATTTTTATGAACTTTTGATGCTACTGTAACGATAGTTTATAGTAATTTATCATTTATTGCATTGCATTTGGTATTTACAAAATCATTtcgatataataaatatatataaataaaaaactagatgttttctaaaaaaaattgttattttatttacatttagaaataagaaaaaatatttatatattattaaattgtattaatttgaaatgtgatataaaagaaatcaataaataataatatttcaaacttaaaatcaatgaaatttatttttatatgcaaCATCTTAAGCTGGGATTactgataataataataatttaaaaaaaatatatatgactTCAAGCTTAtatttgaaattgaattgatAAAAATAGTTAGGTGATTAACCTAAAGATATCGATAGTCTGAAATAAACATCGATGTGcgggataaataaaaaacatcgGTGCATCGATATTAGTTAGCATAGATGTTTTGGCACCTCTATTAAAAACTCATCCCGATACCGATAATAGCGGCAGGAGAATTTTAGAATtccttaaatatatattgtttaatttctaaGCATTTTCAAGGAATGAGTTTAAGCGACTGCAAcaataactatatatatttgacGGGCAGTGAGGATTATGCCCTTAATTTGGCAAAGGTAAGTTGGGAACACCGATTTGGGTTGGTTTTTGAACATCAAATTGCATTTCTTTTAGCTATGCGAACGCTTTGCCACCAAAGAAAAGCGCGTCTTACTGATCACCAGTCGCCAGCAGGGAATGGCAAAGCGCTATCCATGGGAGGCCCATAACTGCAGCAAATACCTGACCATTCTGCAACTGGTGGATGTGGAGAGCACCCCGCTTCGCATGCTGGAAATGCAGGATAGCGCCGAGTCCTTGTGCAGTCCCGATTTGATAGTCTTTGATCTGCAGTCGCTTGTTTTGGATGCACTACTGCGTCCTGTGATGCAGCAGTGCTCCACGGACAAAATGGTCCGGCACATTGCCAAGTGCTCCGCATCCTTTGTGAATTACCGCGAAATCCTGGCCAACCTGGCAGGACAGAAGGCGGGCAAGAGCATCGACACCATTGTGGTCATGTCGCAGGAACCGTATCCCATGTCAGCAGCCCAGTTCAAGCTGCTAATTGGACTCTATTTCCACGGCAACGAGTGCCACACGAATTTTGCCAAGCTCTCGGCCAAGATAATGGTCTCCCAGCGATTCGCCTAGGCGGAGGAC encodes:
- the LOC6618026 gene encoding uncharacterized protein LOC6618026, which translates into the protein MSLSDCNNNYIYLTGSEDYALNLAKLCERFATKEKRVLLITSRQQGMAKRYPWEAHNCSKYLTILQLVDVESTPLRMLEMQDSAESLCSPDLIVFDLQSLVLDALLRPVMQQCSTDKMVRHIAKCSASFVNYREILANLAGQKAGKSIDTIVVMSQEPYPMSAAQFKLLIGLYFHGNECHTNFAKLSAKIMVSQRFA